The following proteins are co-located in the Thermus tengchongensis genome:
- the asnS gene encoding asparagine--tRNA ligase, giving the protein MRVFIDEIPRHEGQEVELRGWLYQKRSKGKIHFLILRDGTGFLQATVFHGEVPEAVFQQADRLPQETALRVWGVVRKDERAPGGYELAVRGLEVVSLPQGEYPIGPKEHGIDFLMDHRHLWLRHRRPFAVMRIRDEIERGIHDFFAERGFLRFDAPILTPSAVEGTTDLFEVDLFDGEKAYLSQSGQLYAEAGALAYGKVYTFGPTFRAERSKTRRHLLEFWMIEPEVAFMTHEENMALQEELVSYLVGRVLERRAKELEMLERDPKALEPAAQGPYPRLTYREAVALVNRLAEEDPEVPPLPYGEDFGAPHEAAISRRFDRPVFIERYPARIKAFYMEPDPEDPELVLNDDLLAPEGYGEIIGGSQRIHDLDLLKRKIREFGLPEEVYGWYLDLRRYGSVPHAGFGLGLERTVAWICGLSHVREAIPFPRMYTRMRP; this is encoded by the coding sequence ATGCGGGTGTTCATTGACGAGATCCCCCGGCACGAGGGACAGGAGGTGGAGCTCCGCGGCTGGCTTTACCAAAAGCGCTCCAAGGGCAAGATCCACTTCCTGATCCTCCGGGATGGCACGGGCTTCCTTCAGGCCACGGTGTTCCATGGGGAGGTGCCGGAAGCGGTCTTCCAGCAGGCGGACCGCCTGCCCCAGGAGACTGCCCTCCGGGTGTGGGGCGTGGTGCGTAAGGACGAGCGGGCCCCCGGGGGGTACGAGCTCGCCGTGCGGGGCCTGGAGGTGGTGAGCCTCCCCCAAGGGGAGTACCCCATCGGCCCCAAGGAGCACGGCATCGACTTCCTCATGGACCACCGCCACCTTTGGCTCCGCCACCGCCGCCCCTTCGCGGTGATGCGCATCCGAGACGAAATCGAGCGGGGCATCCACGACTTCTTCGCCGAAAGGGGCTTCCTCCGCTTCGACGCCCCCATCCTCACCCCCAGCGCCGTGGAGGGCACCACCGACCTCTTTGAGGTGGACCTCTTTGACGGGGAGAAGGCCTACCTCTCCCAGTCGGGCCAGCTCTACGCCGAGGCCGGGGCCCTGGCCTACGGCAAAGTCTACACCTTCGGCCCCACCTTCCGCGCGGAAAGGAGCAAAACCCGCCGCCACCTCCTGGAGTTCTGGATGATAGAACCAGAGGTTGCCTTCATGACCCACGAGGAGAACATGGCTCTCCAGGAGGAGCTGGTGAGCTACCTGGTGGGCCGGGTGCTGGAGCGGCGGGCCAAGGAGCTGGAGATGTTGGAACGGGACCCCAAGGCCCTCGAGCCCGCCGCCCAAGGCCCCTACCCCCGGCTCACCTACCGGGAGGCCGTGGCCCTGGTGAACCGGCTGGCGGAAGAAGACCCCGAGGTGCCTCCCCTGCCCTACGGGGAGGACTTCGGCGCCCCCCACGAGGCGGCCATCAGCCGCCGGTTTGACCGCCCCGTCTTCATCGAGCGCTACCCCGCCCGGATCAAGGCCTTCTACATGGAGCCCGACCCCGAGGACCCCGAGCTGGTCCTCAACGACGACCTCCTGGCCCCCGAGGGCTACGGGGAGATCATCGGGGGAAGCCAGCGCATCCACGACCTGGACCTCCTCAAGCGCAAGATCCGCGAGTTCGGCCTCCCCGAGGAGGTCTACGGGTGGTACCTGGACCTCCGCCGCTATGGCAGCGTGCCCCACGCGGGCTTCGGCCTGGGGCTGGAGCGCACCGTGGCCTGGATCTGTGGGCTTAGCCACGTGCGGGAGGCCATACCCTTCCCGCGCATGTACACCAGAATGCGCCCCTAG